Part of the Aureitalea marina genome, CACCTGGACCATCACCTGAGACAATTTGGAGTTTAACTCGAGCCTATTCCATGGAACAGCACCCAAAATATCCACCTCCACATCATCAGATTCAAGACCGGGAGAAAATGATCGACCTTATCCGAAATTATCCCCTGGCGGAGTTGGTGACGGCAGACGGGGATGAAGCTTTTGTTACCCATATTCCCATTATATACAATGAAGCTTTAGGTCAGTTGGTAGCGCATATAGATAAGTACAACCCGCAGGTCAGGACACTGCAGGATGGAAAACAAGCTACAGTGGTCTTTAAAGGGCCGGATACCTACATTTCACCGGGCGTTTATAGAAGCGACCAGTTACCCACCTGGAATTACCTCATCGTTCATATCAAAGGGAGAATCACCCTGATCAATGAGCCCGAGCGAGCTAAACAGACCATGATAGACATGACCGCATTCCTGGAAGGAAGTAAACCACGATTTGTACTGGAAATGGACAATCCAAGAATGGCCAGGGCCGTCAACTATATCCAGGCCTTTACCATAGACATGGAGCATTGGGATGGTAAATTCAAATTATCCCAAGACAAACATCCCGCAGATGGACGTGCCGCCAAACAAGAGATGATGGACAATAGTCGGGCGTCCGAGGAGGAATTCATCGAACGAATGTACAAGTAATCACTGAAGCCGTTGCTTCAATTCTTCAAGATCTAAACCACCATAATTACCGGAACTCATCAATAAAACAGCTTTGGGCTGATCCAGTTGGCTGTAGAGGTGTTCTTTAAATTTTTCAGGTTGTGTAAAAACGACCAGATCCTCTCGTTGAAAAGCCTCTCGGATCTGTTCTTCTGTCAGGGGTTGTAGTTTTTTGATAGCCACCGCATGAGGAGAATAAAACACAACGGCCTGATCTGCCACGTTCAGTGCACCGCGATACTCCTTCAAAAAAACAGGATTTAAACTACTGTAAGTATGCAGTTCCAAACAGGCCAATAGATCCCTGTCCTGATATTGTTCTTTCACGGCCTTGGTGGTCGCCTCTACCTTGGAGGGCGAATGTGCAAAGTCCTTGTAGACCACCACAGAAGGAGTTTCGACCAACTTTTCCAAACGCTTGCTGGCACCTTTGAAACTGGCTATGGCTTCATAGAAATCCTGCTGGTCTACCCCCATTAACTGGCAGATCCATCGGGCTCCTTCCAGATTATTCAGATTGTGCTTCCCAAACACCTCAATAGGCATAGGGCCTTCTGGTGTTTCCAACAAGGTCTGATCACCCACTACTCTATACTCCGGGGTTTTGTACGGGTATTTCTTTATCGTATGAGTCGTTTCCTCGACCAAAGTCTTAAGACGCTCGTCTTCCTCGTTGTAGATCAAGGCTCCCCCTGGGGTGATCTTCTCGATAAAGATTCGAAATTGATCCAGGTAATTCTCAAAGCTTGGGAATACATTGATATGATCCCAGGCAATTCCGCTAAGCAAGGCAATATTGGGTTGATACAGATGAAACTTCGGGCGTCTGTCCAATGGTGAAGAGAGATATTCATCGCCCTCCAGGACCATGAAATCATTTCCGTCTGTAAGCTGTACCATGGTCTCAAAGCCATCCAGCTGAGCACCCACCATATAATCCACTTCTTTCTCCCAATAATTAAGCACATGTAGTATCATGGAAGTGATGGTGGTCTTACCGTGAGATCCCCCAATGACGACCCTGGTCTTTTCCTTGGATTGTTGATAAAGAAACTCGGGATAAGAGAAAATCGGCAAGCCTAATTCCTGAGCACGTTTTAATTCTGGATTATCTGCTTTCGCATGCATACCAAGGATGACGGCATCTAGTTGAGCGTGAATGCGATCCGGGAACCATCCCATAGCCTCAGGAAGCAATCCGGATCGATCCAAACGTGACCGTGAAGGTTCGAAAATATCGTCATCGCTACCGCTTACCTGATATCCCTTCTGATGTAACGCCAGGGCCAGGTTGTGCATAGCACTTCCCCCAATAGCAATAAAATGAATTTGCATAGACTGATTAAAGCGCTAAGATAATGGCTTTTTCTTGCCGTGCTTCCTTAAAATCCGGTCGATCTTCCAGAGCCTTATCGATCCATTCTAGCGCCTGGTTCTTTTGACCTTTGTTCTTATGGATCTGTGCCAGACGAAAATAAGCCCAATCCTTCGGCACTCCATCCTTAGCCGAATGATTTTCTATATATGCGTGTAGACATTGAATTCCCAAATCACTCTTCAGGTTGTATTGAGCGGCGATCTTCCCGATCTGATAATTCAGCTGATTTCGCTGGTGTATCTCTAGTGATCTGGTAGCATTATTGATGGCCTCGTTGGGACGGTCATTGTTCTCGTAAAAACTAGTCAGTTTCTCATAGGTCAACATGGACCCACCAATATCGATGGCTTTCTTATAGTGATACTCCGCATCTTTTGGCCGATCACTATACTCGGCAATATAACCATGGGATAGGTGTCCGTCTACCGGAGAGATCTTCATCAGCTGGTCTGCGTAGGACTTGGACTTGCGCTCACTTCCCCCGATAATTCCAGGTAATTGCATGTAGAATTCGACCAAGGCCCATCTGACGTCAATATGAGAGCTATCCAGTTCTGCAGCCTTGCCAAAGTGATATTTGATATCCGAAATATATCCCAGGGCCTTGAATTTATTTACCTCCAGCGCCTTCATAGCTAAAGAACCACCGTATTTGTAATGGTAATTGGCGCTTTGATCATTTTCCTCCACCAGAGGACCATACCACTCCAAAGCTCCATCCCAATCCTTTTGGTAAGCGGCGATATCGCCAAGATATTCTCGGGTCTTTGCGTCCTTTGGGTAATTTTTCAAGTGGGATTGAAACAAGGATCCTGCCTCTTCATACTGCGCATCCTCAAAGAGGATCACAGCCCGATCAAAGGGGTTTTGGGCATGCAAAGCAGATGCCATGATCAACATAAAGCAGGTCAAATACCGCATTTGAGTCATACTAATGGGTCTAAAGATAGGGAATATGGCTTTTTCACTCGTTGAGTGCAGAACGTTCACTCAATTGCTTTAGTCTGATGTTGTCGGCTTTTATCATCAATTTAACACCCTCAGGCTTAATCTTCCTTTGGCGGAAAGTCAGCTAACAACTTGGTAATGGTCTCACGATAATAGACTTCCTTCTTCTCCGGAGAAGAATTCGTCTTGAGGTCTGCCGCGATAACCCCTTGCCAGATTAGGGCGTCCTTGCGCACATCGATAATATCCACTGTGAGTAACTGCCTGATTTGGTTTCCACCGACTGGAATGCCTCCGCTTACGCCGTATCCAACATTTCCGCTCCCTCCACCTATTCCAACACCTATGGTGGTATTGGATTCGGTCACATAATCCTCGGTGTAAAAATTGATCAGGAATTCCGGTCGGATGCTTTGGCTCATCCCCCTAGTCTCCAACACGCTGTCTATTGCACGGATCAGGCGACGGTTGTCAAATTCTGTCAGGCCACTGTCTATCTGTGGGTAATAATCATAGCTGTCCAGTTGGCCAAAATCGGCCGCCCTGTCGTAATCTACAACAGCGGCAGAGCCACAAGAGAGCAGGCAAAACGCCCAAAAGATCAGAGATAATAAACGCATAGCTTTTTAAATAAAGATACGAAATGAGGCTATGACCAAGGGAGTCTATTCTTCCCGGTTCAGTAAGACCCAGAGCGAATCTTTGAGTTCAGTCAAACCCTTTTGGGCTACAGACGAAATGAACAGGTAGGGAAGTCCACCGAATGCTCCTTTCAGTTCGGCATCCATTTCTGTTTTCAGTTCCTCATCCAGCATATCGCTCTTAGAAATGGCAATAAGCCGGTCTTTATCCAGCAATTCCGGGTTAAAACGTCGTAATTCGTCAAGCAGTATATCATACTGTTTTTCAATATCCGGAGCGTCCGCCGGAATTAAGAACAGTAATACCGAATTTCTCTCGATATGCCGCAAAAATCGATGTCCGATTCCCTTACCTTCTGCCGCACCTTCTATGATACCCGGTATATCCGCCATAACGAAGGTCTGATAGTCCCGGTGCTTCACTATCCCCAAGTTGGGTTTGAGAGTGGTGAACTCATAATCTGCGATCTTGGGTTTCGCAGCGGTGATCACGGATAGTAAAGTAGACTTTCCGGCATTGGGAAAGCCAACCAATCCGACATCGGCCAGTACTTTCAGCTCGATGGTCACATTGCGTTCCTCTCCGGGCAGGCCCGGTTGGGCATAGCGCGGTGTCTGACGGGTAGCCGATTTGAAATGGTCATTTCCTCGGCCTCCCTTGCCACCCTTCGCCACGATCACTTCCTGGCCATCTTCAGTGAGTTCGGCAATCTTTTCCTGGCTGTCGGAATCCTTAAGAAGGGTGCCAAGCGGTACCTCAATGATAATATCTTCTCCATTAGCACCTGTACTGGTTTGTTTACCGCCTGCACCGCCGTGCCCGGCCTTAAAGTGTCGCTTGAATTTCAAGTGATACAAGGTCCATAGATTCTTGTTGGCCCGAAGAATGATATGCCCTCCCCGGCCACCATCTCCTCCATCCGGCCCACCTTTGGCCACAAATTTCTCTCTACGGAGGTGTGCGCTACCCTGGCCTCCTTTTCCCGAGGTCACATGCACCTTGACATAATCCACAAAATTTCCCTCGGTCATGGGATCTGGTTTCTATTGAAGTGAATCGATCACCCCACTTAGGCGATCTGTAATTTCGGCTATACTACCTACACCGTCTACACCGAAGTACTTGTCCTGTGCCAGGTAGAAGTTCTTTAAAATGGCGGTCTCGTCGTAATAGACCTTGATCCGGTTTCGGATCACAGCCTCATCGGCATCATCTGCTCGGCCAGAGGTCTTTCCTCGCTCTAAGAGTCTTTCAACCAAGACCTGGTCCTCTACCTCTAAAGCGATCATTGCCGTAATCTCGCTCTTCTTGGAGTTCATAAGGTTATCCAAGGATTGTGCCTGGGCCTCGGTACGAGGGAAACCGTCGAAAATAAAACCATTGGCATCCGGGTTCTTGTCTACCTCGGCATTGAGCATGTCTATGGTCACTTGATCGGGTACTAACTGACCCTTTTCTATATACTTCTTGGCCAATCTTCCCAGCTCAGTATTGTTTTTCATGTTAAAACGGAATACTTCCCCAGTGGAGATATGAACCAATTGATACTTTTCTTTTATGACATCTGCCTGAGTACCTTTTCCAGCACCCGGAGGCCCAAATAAAACGAGATTGATCATGAACTTGTTTAAAGATTATCGCCTTTATGCAGGCGGTTATTTCACGCGGTTGCAAAGATAAGAATTGCCCAGAAGATTGTACCTTTGCTACATGGCAAATTATTTTTCTTCCTCCTTCACATTAGGAATACTGGGAGGCGGACAATTGGGAAAAATGCTCCTCTACGAAACCCGGAAATACGACATTGCCACCCGGGTTCTGGATCCAAGTGATCAGGCTCCATGCCGCATTGCGTGTAATGACTTTCAACAAGGTGATCTGATGGATTACCAAACTGTCCTCGATTTCGGTCGAAAGGTGGACTTGTTGACCTTCGAGATCGAGGGTGTCAATGTAGATGCATTGGAGACCTTAGAGCGCGAAGGCAAAAAAGTCTATCCCTCGTCCCATACTTTACGACATATACAGAATAAAGGCATCCAAAAGGAGTTCTACAGGGATAACCATATCCCTACTGCATCTTTCCATCGTTTTGAATCCCTTCAAGCTTTGCGAACGGCCATTAAAGAGGACCGGGTAAGATTACCCTTTGTTTGGAAAAGCTGCGTTGGTGGATACGATGGTATGGGTGTCAGCATAGTGAAGGACCTGTCCAGGCTAGATCAATTGGCGGATGTGCCATGTATTGCAGAGGATCTGATCCCATTTAAGAATGAATTGGCCGTTATTGTGGCCCGTTCTCCTCAAGGGGAATTGACTACCTATCCGGTGGTGGAAATGGAATTTCATCCAGAGGCCAACCAGGTGGAGTACGTCCTGTGTCCGGCTCGCATTGACGATGAGGTTGCCGAAAAGGCCAGGAATGTAGCCAAACAAGTCTCGCAGGCATTAAGTCATGTTGGGTTATTGGCGGTCGAGCTGTTCCAAACCGAGGATGACCAAATTTTGGTTAACGAGGTAGCTCCTCGTCCCCATAACAGCGGCCACTATAGCATTGAGGCCAGTTACACCAATCAATTTGAACAACATCTCAGGGCCATTCTGGACCTTCCCTTGGGCAAGACAGATAGTAAAGTTGGGGTGTTATGGTCAACTTGGTGGGAGCCGAAGGTCATACCGGCCCGGTGGTCTACGAAAATATTGAGAAGATCATGGCCATGGAAGGGGTTACTCCGCATATCTACGGTAAAAGTGAAACCCGACCTTTTCGAAAAATGGGACACGTGACCATAGTGGATAAGGAATTGAATAATGCTCGGCAACTGGCCGAGTCCGTCAAAAATAGTATTCGTGTAATCAGTAATAGCAGCAATCATGAGTAAAGTGGGTATAATTATGGGTAGCACCAGCGACATGCCGGTTATGAAAGATGCAGTCGAGATCCTCAAAGGATTTGACATTGAGGTAGAAGTAGACATTGTATCGGCACATCGTACCCCGGATAAATTGTTTGATTATGGTAAAAATGCACATGAAAGAGGTATTTCAGTGATAATTGCCGGAGCTGGAGGTGCGGCTCACCTACCTGGGATGATTGCTTCATTGTCGCCGCTGCCAGTGATCGGTGTCCCTGTCAAGTCCAGCAATTCCATAGATGGTTGGGACTCCGTACTTTCTATCCTACAAATGCCGGGCGGAGTGCCCGTAGCCACAGTTGCTCTTAACGGTGCCAAGAATGCAGGTATACTTGCTGCTCAGATCATCGGAAGTGCAGATAAATGTGTTCTGGACAAAGTCCTTGTCTACAAAGAAGGACTGAAGAAGAAAGTGGAAGAAGGCGCCAAGGATATCAAAACCCAGCACTAGATCATGACCAACACCAATCCCCTGCTGCAGGATTTCGACACCCTGCCATTTGACCGTATAAAAAATGAACATTTCCTGCCAGCGATCAAAACCCTGATCAAGGAGACCAACAAGGAAATTGATCGGATTACGGACAATCCCGAAACACCGGATTTTTCGAACACCATAGAAGCCCTGGAACGCACCGGCGAAAAACTGAATATCGTATCCGGTACCTTCTTCAACTTGAACAGTGCTGAGACCAACGAAGAGCTACAGGCCCTGGCACAGGAGATATCTCCAATATTAACGGAATTTCGGAATGATTTCATGCTCAATCAACCCCTCTTCCAAAGGGTTAAGAATGTCTATCAGAAACGTGAGGAACTAGACTTGAACCCGGAAGAGCAAATGTTGTTGGATACCCAATACCAGGCATTTGCCCGCAATGGTGCAAATCTTCAGGATGAGAAGAAGACACGTCTACGGGAGATCGATACACGGCTAGCCAAACTTTCCCTGAGCTTTGGGGAAAATGTATTAGCGGAGACCAACAAGTACGAGTTGCATTTAACCGACGAAAAACAGCTGGAAGGATTGCCGGAAAGCGCGCGTGAAGCTGCAGCGTTGACCGCTACCGAGAAAGAAAAAGATGGCTGGATCTTTACCTTGGATTACCCCAGTTACCTGCCGTTTATGACCTATGCGGATTCTCGGGAACTCAGACAAGAACTGGCCATAGCAAACGCTACTAAAGGGTGCCATGGTGACGAATTGGACAATCAGGAGATCGTTAAGGAGATTGCTGGTTTGCGGCTAGAGCGAGCTCAACTTTTAGGATTCCAGACCCATGCTGATTATGTCTTGGAGCGTCGAATGGCTAAATCGGCAGATACGGTGAACTCCTTCCTGGATGAGTTATGCCAGAAAGCCCGGCCTGCAGCAGAAAAAGAATTTGCCCAATTGGGCCAATTTTCCAGAGAATTGAATGGTCCTGAACAACTGGAGATCTGGGACGGTGCCTATTACTCCGAAAAGCTGAAACAGAAGTTATTCGACCTGGACGACGAAATGCTGAAACCCTACTTCCCTTTGGAGCAAGTTATAAACGGGGTATTCGAGATCGCAGGAAGACTATACGATCTCAGCTTTGAAGAAGTTGATGACATTGCTGTTTATCATCCCGACGTAAAGACCTACCGGGTATCGACCTCCGATGGGAGATTGAATTCCATCTTTTATGCAGATTTCTTCCCAAGAGCCGGGAAGCGCGGTGGTGCTTGGATGACCAGCTACAGCCCTCAACAGATAGTGAATGGGATCAACAGCAGGCCTCATATATCCATCGTCTGTAACTTCACCAAACCTACCCCAGACAAACCGTCATTATTGACCTTTAACGAGGTCACTACACTTTTCCATGAATTTGGTCATGCCCTCCACGGTATGCTGGCCAATACTAAATATTCAGGACTGAGCGGCACCAATGTATATTGGGACTTTGTAGAATTACCCAGCCAGATCCTGGAAAACTGGTGTTACGAAAAAGAAGCATTACTGCTGTTCGGGCGCCACTACCAGACCGGAGAACCTATCCCCATGGAATATATTGAGAAGATCAAGGCGTCCGCTAACTTTATGGAAGGGATGCAGACCTTAAGACAGTTGAGCTTTGGGATGTTGGACATGGCCTGGCACCATGCCTTTGCCGGTGAGATCGATTCTGTTAAGGCGTTTGAATCTGAAGCCATGAACAGCACCAGATTGTATCCGGATGTGGCAGAAAGTTGTCGGAGCACGGCCTTCTCACATATTTTCCAGGGAGGCTATTCTGCCGGTTACTACAGCTACAAATGGGCAGAAGTCCTGGATGCAGATGCTTTCGAGTATTTTAAGGAAGAAGGTATCTTCAATAAGAAAGTTGCGCAACGTTTTAACGACCATATCCTTTCAAAGGGAGGTACAGAGGACCCAATGGAACTCTATATTCGTTTTAGAGGTCACAAACCGGATCCGGAAGCCTTGTTACGAAGAGCAGGCTTGATAGCAGCTTCCTGAGCTTTGTCAAAATGATTATTTTTGAAGGGTAACTCCAGTAAATGTCAGCTAATCAACCTGAGCCACAACATTGGGTAGACCGCTACTCAGACTACCTTTACAATTACACCATTGTAAGGGTAAACGATCATGTTGTAGCCCAGGATCTCATTTCTGAGACTTTCCTGGCAGGGCTTAAATCCATGGCCAACTACAAGGGTGACGCCTCGGAAAGAACTTGGCTCATATCCATACTCAAGCGAAAGATAATCGATCATTATCGTAAGAGCAATTCCAAAAAAGGGAAGGCTGAGGTCCGTATGTCTTACAGGCAAGACGAAGATGAGGGCGATTGGCTATCCGAACGGGTAAGTGACCCTTACGATAAGAATGCTGAAGACCTGATGCAGAACGAAGAACTGGGTACCGCCATTTTTGGTTGTCTGGACCAATTGAGCGATAAACAAGCAACCATATTCAGAATGAAAACCATAGATGGAATTGACACTGAGACCATCTGTAATGAATTTGACATCACTGCGTCTAACCTATGGGTGATTATACACCGGGCACGTAAGGCTATGGCCGACTGTCTGGAAAAAAACTGGTTCTAAACCGATGAAAGTAAAAGTAACATGCCAGGAGGCCAATCACATTTGTGATAAGAATCAATACCGGGAAGCATCTTTCTGGGAGAAGGTTCGTCTGAACATACACCTGATCTATTGCCGGGCTTGTCGGAAATACACGGCCCGAAATATGAAATTAACCAAGGCCATGAAGAATCCAGAGGTCAAGACTATGGAGGACGGAGCCAAACAAGATCTCAAGGCCAGGCTGGAAAAGGAAATGCTCAACCACTAAGGGATAAGGCCAGCAAATAACCGGCAATCGGAATCCCTTCTACCCAAAACGAAGCAAAAAAAGGTCGTTGTTCGCTTCGTGACAATAGCAAACTCAAGTAGGAAATCACCACCAGGTAAATCAGAACAACCATATGCACATGGATCTGTGTTGATTTGGCAAATTCCATCCCAACGATGATCAGAGCCAGGATGAACCCAAACTTCTTGGTTCCCTCAATTCCTAGTATCTGGGGCAAAGTACCCAGGCTAGAATCATCTTCCTTCAGATCCCTGATCTCAAAAGGCAGGGTCAGGAGCACGATAAAAAGAAATCGCTGGGTAATACTGAACAATAGGTCGCCCTTTAACTCCAACCCAGCCGAATAGATCGCGGGACATATGGTAACCCCGGTCCAAACCAAGGCTACTAACAAAATTTTTAATCCGGAACGGTTTCTGAGATTTCGGCTCTTGTTTAAAGGAAAATCGTAAAATAGAGTGACCAACCCCATTGCGCCCATTACCAATAGCAACTCAGTATCGAGGGAGATGGACGAATAGACTATACCGATACCCGCCAGCATATTTACAAACCAGAATAACCAAACCGGGATTGGAAGCTCCGAATGGCCCTCCTTGATGCTTCGATAATACTTAATGAAATTATAGCCGATCAACGTCCCACAAAAAATGAGCAGGTAGACTCGAAAATCCAGAGAAGTGTTGAATTCCAAGGCAGAGATGCCCAATAGAGAAATAACCGCTAAGCCCACGTGCATACTGCTTTCCACATAAAATGACAACCAGGGCCGTAATCGCATCATTGAACAAAATTAGCCAAATGTTAGCAAGTGCCCTTTTTAGTTAAAAAAAACAGTGTTAGGGGCTCGTTAAAACAACCTTTTTTAGCTGTTTTCGTCGTAATTTTGCGAAAATTCCGAAACTGAAGAATATATGAATTTCGACTCTTTCGCTTTAAGACATATTGGACCTCGCCGCAGTGACCTGCAATCCATGTTGGAAACCATCGGGGCTGAGAGTATGGAACAGTTGATTTATGAGACCATCCCTCCAGACATTCGTTTAAAGGAGGATATCCAACTGGATCCGGCTATGACGGAACAAGAATTCCTGGAACACGTGAATCACTTGGCGGAGAAGAACAAATTGTTCAAAACCTATATAGGTCTGGGATATCACCAAACCCACACTCCTCCGGTTATTCAGCGTAACGTATTGGAAAACCCGGGTTGGTATACAGCCTACACACCATACCAGGCAGAGATCGCCCAGGGTAGATTGGAAGCATTGCTCAACTACCAGACCATGATCACAGACCTGACCGGTATGGAGTTAGCTAACGCTTCTCTCCTGGATGAAGCAACAGCCGCTGCAGAAGCGATGTCGCTGTTGTTCTCGGTCAGGGAACGCCACCAGAAAAAAGAGAACATCTGTAAGTTCTTTGTTTCTGAAGAGGTACTTCCTCAGACCAAATCGGTTCTTCAGACTAGAGCCATTCCAATTGGAGTGGAGCTGGTTTTCGGTAATCACGAAGAGTTTGATTTTTCAACCGAATATTTCGGCGCCCTTTTACAATACCCGGGCACGAGTGGAAGGATTTACGACTATGGTCAGTTTATAAGCCAATGTAGAGAATCGGGAATCAAAGTAGCTGTTGCTGCGGACCTTCTCAGCCTGGTCCTGCTTGAATCTCCCGGACAAATGGGAGCTGATGTAGTTGTAGGTACCAGTCAACGATTTGGTATTCCACTTGGATACGGAGGGCCACATGCTGCCTACTTCGCAACGAAAGAGGCCTACAAGCGAAACATACCTGGTCGAATCATCGGGGTAACACGGGATGTGGATGGAGGCCGCGCTTTGCGCATGGCCCTGCAAACCCGTGAACAACACATTAAACGTGACAAGGCCACCTCGAACATCTGTACAGCACAAGTTTTACTGGCAGTTATGGCTGGTTTTTACGGAGTCTATCACGGAAGTGAAGGGCTGAAGTTCGTAGCCCGGAAGGTTCACAATTCTGCCGCTACCCTTGCAGATGCCTTGGAACGACTTGGTCTTTATCAGATCAATGAGCATTATTTTGACACAATTGCGGTAAAAGCCGATGCCGAAAAGACCAGATTGATCGCCGAAGCTCATGAGATCAATTTCTACTACCCTGATTCGGATACTGTCTCCATCGCCGTAAATGAGACCACTACCATCAAAGACATCAATGCCATCATTGAGGTGTTTGCTTTGGTATTGGGCAAGGAGATTAGCAGCGTCGAAGATCGCCTGGAGGGAACAGCTATTCCGGAGTCTGTTCAAAGAAATACAGATTTTATGACCAATGAGGTCTTTAATCGGTACCATAGCGAAACGGAACTGATGCGTTACATAAAGAAGCTTGAACGAAAGGATCTTGCTCTAAACCATTCTATGATCTCCCTGGGGTCTTGCACCATGAAGCTGAATGCCGCAGCCGAGATGTTGCCACTCAGTGATGCGAGATGGGGAAGTATTCATCCCTTCGTACCGGTAAAACAAGCCAAAGGTTACCAGCAAATGCTTCAAAAGCTTACAGATCAACTTACCGAGATCACAGGCTTTGCCGGTACTTCTCTTCAGCCCAATTCCGGGGCTCAGGGAGAATATGCTGGCTTAATGGTGATCCGTGCTTACCACGAATCCAGGGGTGATAGCCACAGGAACATTTGCTTGATTCCATCTTCTGCACACGGAACCAACCCTGCCAGTGCGGTTATGGCCGGAATGAAGGTGGTAGTTACCAAAGCAACTGAAGAAGGAAACATTGATGTGGACGACCTTCGGGCCAAAGCCATAGAACACAAGGAT contains:
- a CDS encoding FMN-binding negative transcriptional regulator — its product is MEQHPKYPPPHHQIQDREKMIDLIRNYPLAELVTADGDEAFVTHIPIIYNEALGQLVAHIDKYNPQVRTLQDGKQATVVFKGPDTYISPGVYRSDQLPTWNYLIVHIKGRITLINEPERAKQTMIDMTAFLEGSKPRFVLEMDNPRMARAVNYIQAFTIDMEHWDGKFKLSQDKHPADGRAAKQEMMDNSRASEEEFIERMYK
- a CDS encoding UDP-N-acetylmuramate--L-alanine ligase gives rise to the protein MQIHFIAIGGSAMHNLALALHQKGYQVSGSDDDIFEPSRSRLDRSGLLPEAMGWFPDRIHAQLDAVILGMHAKADNPELKRAQELGLPIFSYPEFLYQQSKEKTRVVIGGSHGKTTITSMILHVLNYWEKEVDYMVGAQLDGFETMVQLTDGNDFMVLEGDEYLSSPLDRRPKFHLYQPNIALLSGIAWDHINVFPSFENYLDQFRIFIEKITPGGALIYNEEDERLKTLVEETTHTIKKYPYKTPEYRVVGDQTLLETPEGPMPIEVFGKHNLNNLEGARWICQLMGVDQQDFYEAIASFKGASKRLEKLVETPSVVVYKDFAHSPSKVEATTKAVKEQYQDRDLLACLELHTYSSLNPVFLKEYRGALNVADQAVVFYSPHAVAIKKLQPLTEEQIREAFQREDLVVFTQPEKFKEHLYSQLDQPKAVLLMSSGNYGGLDLEELKQRLQ
- a CDS encoding tetratricopeptide repeat protein, which gives rise to MTQMRYLTCFMLIMASALHAQNPFDRAVILFEDAQYEEAGSLFQSHLKNYPKDAKTREYLGDIAAYQKDWDGALEWYGPLVEENDQSANYHYKYGGSLAMKALEVNKFKALGYISDIKYHFGKAAELDSSHIDVRWALVEFYMQLPGIIGGSERKSKSYADQLMKISPVDGHLSHGYIAEYSDRPKDAEYHYKKAIDIGGSMLTYEKLTSFYENNDRPNEAINNATRSLEIHQRNQLNYQIGKIAAQYNLKSDLGIQCLHAYIENHSAKDGVPKDWAYFRLAQIHKNKGQKNQALEWIDKALEDRPDFKEARQEKAIILAL
- a CDS encoding DUF4136 domain-containing protein; translation: MRLLSLIFWAFCLLSCGSAAVVDYDRAADFGQLDSYDYYPQIDSGLTEFDNRRLIRAIDSVLETRGMSQSIRPEFLINFYTEDYVTESNTTIGVGIGGGSGNVGYGVSGGIPVGGNQIRQLLTVDIIDVRKDALIWQGVIAADLKTNSSPEKKEVYYRETITKLLADFPPKED
- the obgE gene encoding GTPase ObgE produces the protein MTEGNFVDYVKVHVTSGKGGQGSAHLRREKFVAKGGPDGGDGGRGGHIILRANKNLWTLYHLKFKRHFKAGHGGAGGKQTSTGANGEDIIIEVPLGTLLKDSDSQEKIAELTEDGQEVIVAKGGKGGRGNDHFKSATRQTPRYAQPGLPGEERNVTIELKVLADVGLVGFPNAGKSTLLSVITAAKPKIADYEFTTLKPNLGIVKHRDYQTFVMADIPGIIEGAAEGKGIGHRFLRHIERNSVLLFLIPADAPDIEKQYDILLDELRRFNPELLDKDRLIAISKSDMLDEELKTEMDAELKGAFGGLPYLFISSVAQKGLTELKDSLWVLLNREE
- the purE gene encoding 5-(carboxyamino)imidazole ribonucleotide mutase translates to MSKVGIIMGSTSDMPVMKDAVEILKGFDIEVEVDIVSAHRTPDKLFDYGKNAHERGISVIIAGAGGAAHLPGMIASLSPLPVIGVPVKSSNSIDGWDSVLSILQMPGGVPVATVALNGAKNAGILAAQIIGSADKCVLDKVLVYKEGLKKKVEEGAKDIKTQH
- a CDS encoding M3 family metallopeptidase, which gives rise to MTNTNPLLQDFDTLPFDRIKNEHFLPAIKTLIKETNKEIDRITDNPETPDFSNTIEALERTGEKLNIVSGTFFNLNSAETNEELQALAQEISPILTEFRNDFMLNQPLFQRVKNVYQKREELDLNPEEQMLLDTQYQAFARNGANLQDEKKTRLREIDTRLAKLSLSFGENVLAETNKYELHLTDEKQLEGLPESAREAAALTATEKEKDGWIFTLDYPSYLPFMTYADSRELRQELAIANATKGCHGDELDNQEIVKEIAGLRLERAQLLGFQTHADYVLERRMAKSADTVNSFLDELCQKARPAAEKEFAQLGQFSRELNGPEQLEIWDGAYYSEKLKQKLFDLDDEMLKPYFPLEQVINGVFEIAGRLYDLSFEEVDDIAVYHPDVKTYRVSTSDGRLNSIFYADFFPRAGKRGGAWMTSYSPQQIVNGINSRPHISIVCNFTKPTPDKPSLLTFNEVTTLFHEFGHALHGMLANTKYSGLSGTNVYWDFVELPSQILENWCYEKEALLLFGRHYQTGEPIPMEYIEKIKASANFMEGMQTLRQLSFGMLDMAWHHAFAGEIDSVKAFESEAMNSTRLYPDVAESCRSTAFSHIFQGGYSAGYYSYKWAEVLDADAFEYFKEEGIFNKKVAQRFNDHILSKGGTEDPMELYIRFRGHKPDPEALLRRAGLIAAS
- a CDS encoding sigma-70 family RNA polymerase sigma factor, whose product is MSANQPEPQHWVDRYSDYLYNYTIVRVNDHVVAQDLISETFLAGLKSMANYKGDASERTWLISILKRKIIDHYRKSNSKKGKAEVRMSYRQDEDEGDWLSERVSDPYDKNAEDLMQNEELGTAIFGCLDQLSDKQATIFRMKTIDGIDTETICNEFDITASNLWVIIHRARKAMADCLEKNWF